From Gemmatimonadaceae bacterium, one genomic window encodes:
- a CDS encoding tyrosine-protein phosphatase: MAVLALGAYLGSLQLTGNIHTVQAGEVYRSAQLDSSQFSRVIRTDGIKSILNLRGPHPQSGWYETEVAVAGRLDVAHYDYGISAERPVTPEQIADLLKILRTAPKPILVHCQGGADRSGLVSALYELVIEGVSPAQAAAQLSLRYGHFPYLGSKTNAMDHTFWDYVDQHQTVGVVR; the protein is encoded by the coding sequence GTGGCAGTTCTCGCCTTGGGCGCCTACTTGGGCTCCCTCCAGCTCACCGGAAACATCCACACCGTGCAGGCGGGCGAGGTCTATCGCTCCGCTCAACTCGACAGCAGCCAGTTCTCGCGGGTCATCCGGACGGACGGCATCAAGTCGATTCTCAACCTCCGGGGCCCGCACCCCCAATCGGGGTGGTACGAGACCGAGGTTGCCGTCGCTGGCCGCCTCGATGTCGCTCATTATGATTATGGTATATCCGCCGAGCGTCCCGTGACGCCCGAGCAGATCGCCGATCTCCTGAAGATTCTCCGCACGGCCCCGAAGCCCATCCTCGTCCACTGCCAGGGCGGCGCGGACCGGTCGGGACTGGTCTCGGCGCTCTACGAACTCGTCATCGAAGGCGTGAGCCCCGCGCAGGCCGCGGCGCAACTCTCCCTACGCTACGGCCACTTTCCCTACCTCGGCAGCAAGACCAACGCGATGGACCACACCTTCTGGGACTACGTGGATCAGCATCAGACCGTCGGGGTTGTTCGCTGA
- a CDS encoding M1 family metallopeptidase — protein MTTTALCALLLAFQQGANTTPASGDTVGYWQQHVHYQIVATLDEAAHVVHGVADLTYVNHSPDTLHEMYFHQYLNAFRPGSKWSAVDEREGRVRFQDLQNPDFGYERFTAVPTFDGVPVAPDYPGASDSTVAHFALPHPVAPGDSIRVHLQWDARPSTVLRRQGRKGRSYDFAQWYPKVAVYDRGGWEPNPFVPSGELYGEFGTYDVTLVVAADQVIGATGVPVAGDPGWERVKRWGTLYIPREAYDSVPPAPEAALPEGDKAVRFFARNVHHFAWSVSPDYRYEGGIFVRRVPRTHFKTWDTVAVNVLYRPGDDSTWGNGIAVRRSIQALAWLEKIWGPYAWPTFTNLHRLEGGGTEFPMMIMDGSDGLPLILHETGHQFTYGILANNEWRSGWMDEGLTSYQTSWALGQTPQQLAQLGPPMPPLLGVGYRAYATTMSPEQARGLGMVQRDIEGHTQPIGTPAYDFRDFGTYNAMIYTRGELMYSQLRDVLGDSVFQAFFHDYYNRWALKHVDERAMEASAERVSGRKLDWFFDEWVHRVGLVDYALTEATTSQQPDGRWLTQATIVRRGAYEHPMPVGVRTDSGWTIARGAHAPDEQTVSITTAGKPLEVRLDPWHTTYDWDRRNDVVGPALFGLSGAQAVFDWPFLDQASRDHSLVALSPLVWYSETGALTLGMRARTSYLNLVDRYDFGLAVTSASRATASGAVPVGISRVQGWLRFENPYIPDADRPLMGLKGGGALLDGIAKLDLAQTWDLSTLWTARGPRMSATLGAVGAYIYDQAMVPAYWERRSLTEVNGAFSLRAPAAAFDAGDGDVSVVADVALGFSPLPSDRYLYRPVTPASPGQGPQIGFLGEGATPTLAGASSAYGRVELAVGSMNTWDAGDERLALRLYGGLSNDPPAQRALHVSATDPLANFENDWYRPNGSILTRPGLNYLPLGGAGLRGYDQALTAKRIVAANGELSQRLATQVFSELSLWGSLFGDAGFASSDTYQLNGSFLADAGVGLALRGRLYDRDVTFRLDAPLIVQQPALAGGGGLTHGHATIAVRWTFGFADLW, from the coding sequence ATGACGACCACCGCCCTCTGTGCCCTCCTGCTCGCCTTCCAGCAGGGCGCCAACACGACGCCCGCGTCGGGTGACACCGTCGGCTACTGGCAGCAACACGTGCATTACCAGATCGTGGCCACGCTGGACGAAGCGGCCCACGTGGTGCACGGGGTGGCCGACCTGACGTATGTGAACCACTCGCCCGATACCCTGCACGAGATGTACTTCCACCAGTACCTGAACGCGTTTCGTCCGGGATCCAAGTGGAGCGCGGTGGACGAGCGCGAGGGGCGCGTGCGGTTCCAGGACCTGCAGAACCCGGACTTTGGCTACGAGCGATTCACGGCCGTGCCGACGTTCGACGGTGTGCCGGTGGCGCCGGACTACCCCGGCGCGAGCGACAGCACGGTGGCGCACTTCGCCCTCCCGCATCCGGTGGCGCCGGGCGATTCGATCCGCGTGCATCTGCAGTGGGATGCGCGGCCGTCCACCGTGCTCAGGCGCCAGGGGCGAAAGGGGCGGAGCTATGATTTCGCACAGTGGTATCCCAAAGTGGCCGTGTACGATCGCGGCGGGTGGGAGCCGAATCCGTTCGTGCCGTCGGGTGAACTCTACGGCGAGTTCGGCACGTATGACGTGACGTTGGTGGTGGCGGCGGACCAGGTGATCGGCGCCACGGGGGTGCCGGTGGCGGGAGATCCGGGGTGGGAGAGGGTGAAGCGGTGGGGCACGTTGTACATCCCGCGCGAGGCCTATGACAGTGTGCCACCGGCGCCCGAGGCAGCGCTGCCGGAGGGGGACAAGGCGGTGCGCTTCTTCGCGCGCAACGTACACCATTTCGCGTGGTCGGTGTCGCCGGACTACCGATATGAAGGCGGGATCTTCGTGCGGCGGGTGCCGCGCACCCACTTCAAGACATGGGACACAGTGGCCGTGAATGTCCTGTACCGTCCCGGCGATGATTCTACATGGGGAAACGGTATCGCCGTGCGGCGGTCCATCCAGGCGCTGGCCTGGCTGGAAAAGATCTGGGGCCCCTACGCCTGGCCGACGTTCACGAACCTGCACCGGCTGGAGGGGGGCGGCACCGAGTTCCCAATGATGATCATGGACGGGAGCGACGGGCTGCCGCTCATCCTGCACGAGACGGGGCATCAGTTCACGTACGGCATCCTGGCCAACAACGAGTGGCGCTCGGGGTGGATGGACGAGGGGCTGACGTCGTACCAGACGTCGTGGGCGCTGGGGCAGACGCCGCAGCAACTGGCCCAGCTGGGCCCGCCCATGCCGCCGCTGCTGGGCGTGGGCTATCGCGCGTACGCCACCACGATGTCGCCGGAGCAGGCGCGCGGACTTGGCATGGTGCAGCGCGATATCGAGGGGCACACCCAGCCCATCGGGACCCCGGCCTACGATTTCCGTGACTTCGGCACGTACAACGCCATGATCTACACCCGTGGCGAACTCATGTACTCGCAGCTGCGCGACGTGCTGGGCGACAGCGTGTTCCAGGCGTTCTTCCACGACTATTACAATCGGTGGGCACTGAAGCACGTGGACGAACGGGCGATGGAGGCATCGGCCGAACGGGTGTCTGGGCGGAAGCTGGACTGGTTCTTCGACGAATGGGTACACCGCGTGGGCCTCGTGGACTACGCGCTCACGGAGGCCACCACCTCGCAGCAGCCGGACGGCCGGTGGCTCACACAGGCCACGATCGTGCGCCGCGGCGCGTACGAGCACCCGATGCCGGTGGGGGTGCGGACCGACAGCGGGTGGACGATCGCGCGAGGCGCCCACGCGCCCGACGAGCAGACGGTCTCGATCACGACGGCGGGCAAACCGCTCGAGGTGCGGCTCGACCCGTGGCACACCACGTACGATTGGGACCGGCGGAACGACGTGGTGGGCCCAGCGCTGTTCGGGCTGAGTGGCGCGCAGGCGGTGTTCGACTGGCCATTCCTGGACCAGGCCAGCCGCGATCACTCCCTCGTGGCCCTGTCACCGCTGGTCTGGTATTCCGAGACCGGGGCGCTGACGCTGGGGATGCGAGCGCGGACCAGCTACCTGAACCTGGTGGACCGGTACGACTTCGGGCTCGCGGTGACGAGCGCATCGAGGGCGACGGCCTCCGGCGCGGTCCCCGTGGGCATCAGTCGCGTGCAGGGGTGGTTGCGATTCGAAAATCCATATATCCCCGATGCCGATCGTCCGCTGATGGGATTGAAGGGTGGCGGCGCGCTCCTCGACGGCATCGCCAAGCTGGACCTCGCCCAGACCTGGGACCTGAGCACGCTCTGGACGGCCCGCGGCCCGCGCATGTCGGCGACGCTGGGCGCCGTGGGCGCCTACATCTATGACCAGGCGATGGTGCCGGCCTACTGGGAGCGACGGTCGCTCACCGAGGTGAACGGCGCGTTCAGCCTGCGCGCGCCGGCGGCGGCGTTTGACGCGGGAGACGGGGACGTGTCGGTCGTGGCCGACGTTGCATTGGGGTTCTCGCCGCTACCGAGCGACCGGTACCTCTATCGGCCGGTCACGCCCGCGAGCCCGGGGCAGGGACCGCAAATCGGCTTCCTGGGCGAGGGCGCGACGCCGACGCTCGCAGGGGCTTCCAGCGCGTACGGGCGCGTCGAACTGGCGGTCGGGAGCATGAACACGTGGGATGCCGGCGACGAGCGCCTGGCGTTGCGGCTGTACGGCGGTCTCAGCAACGACCCGCCCGCCCAGCGGGCCTTGCATGTGTCGGCGACCGATCCGCTCGCCAACTTCGAGAACGACTGGTACCGGCCCAACGGATCGATTCTCACGCGGCCGGGGCTGAACTATCTGCCGCTGGGGGGCGCTGGGCTGCGCGGCTACGATCAGGCGCTCACGGCCAAGCGGATCGTAGCCGCGAACGGGGAACTATCGCAGCGGTTGGCGACCCAGGTGTTCAGCGAACTGTCGCTCTGGGGCTCGCTGTTCGGGGACGCCGGCTTTGCCTCGTCCGATACGTATCAGTTGAACGGGTCGTTCCTGGCCGACGCCGGCGTGGGATTGGCGCTGCGCGGGCGCCTGTACGATCGCGACGTGACATTCCGGCTGGATGCACCGCTCATCGTGCAGCAACCGGCGTTGGCTGGCGGCGGGGGACTCACGCACGGCCACGCAACCATTGCGGTGCGGTGGACATTTGGTTTTGCGGATCTGTGGTAG
- a CDS encoding prolyl oligopeptidase family serine peptidase — MARLSSFRLRRVVPRGLLAVVFTAQILHAQRQDLARQIAADRALLAKETYVTPPPEIEKLVAAPRYQNVSLTALSPDRTHFLDLEGPGMGDLNAFGKFHYYFGGLQVDPKANRARALTTRASAGLSIVDATTGKRTAVQLPNGAAVSGPVWSPDGRQVAYIADFDDGSYVYVADAATGKSMQVSKSPLLATLVTSIDWTADGSGVVAVFVPDARGPEPRMPEVATGPLVREWQDGVKSPQRNFASLLDEPYDKDLMQYYVTGQLAVVNVKTHAFRRIGAPGMFESVDVSPDGQYFRVTTMQRPFSYVVQYSSFGTREQLWDATGKTVVELWDRPLREGPDTTQAGAGFGGRGGANGPPGKKFLDWMPAGAGMYYVESVASEGDSASGAGRGMGGGGGGRGGRGGAVASRPERVVEWMPPFGPHDAKVVYTNDRAISQLAWSDDAKTLFIGQTVSGQGEIFAVNLAAPGQKHLIIHQRDFTPTFNSGRRGRGFGGGGGRGGVDDAAFYNNPGAMLLRRGTQGGEVAMESPDGGIYLQGTQYAKDFLQTAPRTFVDRYPIAGGEKVRVFEGPSDAWETIVAPLDDDFARAVVMRETKTQVPDDYLWTRQGGQLTRLTDNKDYTPEFTSAVRKRVEVTRADGFHFVVNLTLPDGYKDGTRLPGMFWFYPYEYTSQTEYDHTLRMENVNQFPVAAPRTIEYLVTQGYAVVDFDPPIVGAEGRMNDNYVSDLVMDLSAVIDALDKDGYIDRSRLGIGGHSYGAFSTMNALAHTPFFKAGIAGDGMYNRSLTPNGFQNERRSFWEAQKTYEEMSPFFYADKVQGAVLMYHSSEDQNVGTDPISSIRMMQAFRALGKTAALYMYPYEDHGPLIRETVLDQWARWTAWLDLYVKHAGEWKAGNGDQITVVAAPQPDRR; from the coding sequence ATGGCCCGGCTCTCCTCTTTCCGCCTCCGCCGCGTCGTCCCCCGCGGCCTGCTCGCCGTGGTGTTCACGGCACAGATTCTCCACGCGCAGCGACAGGACCTTGCCCGACAGATCGCGGCCGATCGCGCGCTCCTGGCCAAGGAGACGTACGTCACGCCGCCCCCCGAGATCGAGAAGCTGGTTGCAGCACCGCGCTACCAGAACGTATCGCTCACGGCTCTGAGCCCCGACCGGACGCACTTTCTCGACCTGGAAGGCCCCGGGATGGGCGACCTGAACGCGTTCGGAAAGTTCCACTACTACTTTGGCGGGCTGCAGGTGGACCCCAAGGCCAACCGCGCCCGGGCACTCACCACGCGGGCGTCGGCGGGGCTGTCGATTGTCGATGCCACCACGGGCAAGCGCACGGCCGTGCAGCTTCCCAACGGCGCTGCCGTGAGCGGGCCCGTTTGGTCGCCCGATGGCAGGCAGGTGGCCTACATCGCCGACTTCGACGACGGCTCGTACGTGTACGTGGCCGACGCCGCCACCGGGAAGTCGATGCAGGTGTCGAAGTCCCCCCTGCTTGCCACGCTAGTCACGAGCATCGATTGGACAGCCGACGGCAGCGGAGTGGTTGCGGTGTTCGTGCCCGACGCGCGCGGACCGGAGCCCCGGATGCCAGAGGTCGCCACGGGGCCGCTGGTTCGGGAGTGGCAGGACGGCGTGAAATCGCCGCAGCGGAATTTCGCCAGCCTGCTCGACGAGCCGTACGACAAGGACCTGATGCAGTACTACGTGACCGGGCAACTGGCGGTGGTGAACGTGAAGACGCACGCGTTCCGCAGGATCGGCGCGCCGGGAATGTTCGAGTCGGTGGACGTGTCGCCCGACGGCCAGTACTTCCGCGTGACGACCATGCAGCGGCCGTTCTCGTACGTCGTGCAGTATTCGAGCTTCGGCACCAGGGAGCAACTGTGGGACGCCACAGGCAAGACGGTGGTCGAGTTGTGGGATCGTCCGCTGCGCGAGGGCCCGGACACCACGCAGGCCGGCGCCGGATTCGGCGGCCGCGGCGGGGCCAACGGCCCACCGGGCAAGAAATTCCTGGACTGGATGCCGGCGGGCGCCGGGATGTACTACGTGGAGTCTGTGGCCTCGGAGGGCGATTCCGCGAGCGGCGCGGGGCGCGGCATGGGTGGTGGTGGGGGCGGGCGCGGTGGCCGCGGTGGTGCCGTGGCGAGCCGTCCCGAGCGGGTCGTGGAGTGGATGCCGCCGTTCGGCCCGCATGATGCCAAGGTGGTCTACACGAATGACCGGGCGATCAGCCAGCTTGCATGGAGCGACGACGCCAAGACGCTGTTCATCGGTCAGACAGTGAGCGGCCAGGGCGAAATCTTTGCGGTGAACCTCGCCGCGCCCGGCCAGAAGCACCTGATCATCCACCAACGCGACTTCACGCCGACCTTCAACTCGGGACGGCGCGGACGCGGATTCGGCGGGGGCGGCGGTCGCGGTGGAGTCGATGACGCGGCGTTCTACAACAATCCAGGCGCGATGCTGCTGCGCCGCGGCACGCAAGGTGGAGAAGTGGCGATGGAGTCTCCGGACGGTGGGATCTATCTGCAGGGGACCCAGTATGCCAAGGATTTCCTCCAGACCGCGCCGCGCACGTTCGTGGACCGGTACCCGATCGCGGGCGGCGAAAAAGTCCGGGTTTTCGAAGGGCCGAGCGACGCGTGGGAGACGATCGTGGCGCCGCTCGACGACGACTTCGCGCGGGCGGTGGTGATGCGGGAGACGAAGACACAGGTGCCCGACGACTACCTGTGGACGCGGCAAGGCGGGCAGCTCACCAGACTCACGGACAACAAGGACTACACGCCGGAGTTCACGAGCGCGGTGCGCAAACGCGTCGAGGTGACGCGAGCCGACGGATTCCACTTCGTGGTGAACCTGACGCTGCCCGACGGCTACAAGGATGGTACTCGACTGCCGGGGATGTTCTGGTTCTATCCCTACGAGTACACCAGCCAAACGGAATACGACCACACGCTGCGGATGGAGAACGTGAATCAATTCCCCGTGGCCGCGCCGAGAACGATCGAGTATCTGGTGACGCAGGGCTACGCGGTGGTGGACTTCGACCCGCCGATCGTGGGCGCCGAAGGGCGGATGAACGACAACTACGTTTCCGACCTGGTGATGGATCTCTCGGCGGTGATCGACGCGCTGGACAAGGATGGCTACATCGACCGTTCGCGGCTGGGCATTGGCGGTCACAGCTACGGAGCGTTCAGCACGATGAACGCATTGGCGCACACGCCGTTCTTCAAGGCGGGGATCGCGGGCGACGGCATGTACAACCGCTCGCTCACGCCCAACGGCTTCCAGAACGAGCGGCGCAGCTTCTGGGAGGCGCAGAAGACCTACGAGGAGATGTCGCCGTTCTTCTACGCCGACAAGGTGCAGGGCGCGGTGCTCATGTACCACTCGAGCGAGGACCAGAACGTGGGCACCGACCCGATCAGTTCAATCCGGATGATGCAGGCCTTCCGGGCGCTCGGGAAGACCGCGGCTCTATATATGTATCCATATGAAGACCACGGGCCGCTGATCCGCGAGACGGTGCTCGACCAGTGGGCGCGGTGGACGGCGTGGCTGGATCTGTACGTGAAGCACGCCGGCGAGTGGAAGGCCGGGAACGGCGACCAGATCACCGTGGTGGCGGCGCCCCAGCCCGATCGGCGATAG